Proteins encoded in a region of the Triticum dicoccoides isolate Atlit2015 ecotype Zavitan chromosome 3A, WEW_v2.0, whole genome shotgun sequence genome:
- the LOC119272991 gene encoding uncharacterized protein LOC119272991: MWSSPGREVEGERMGASALAVEGRSAVDERLPSAVGGWPVVEGIWIGGWVLPPRRGPVQGQAEPAHGQHGDSSDAAAASASPRAVAADASSTSPPPLPPAAPLERPQEERGREQAGGSCSAAAAGVDREGEGLDPAAPSSAPSPPSSDSSSPDGADAAAAGAGPFNCSVVFQQMLQEQTAIKEAGGPLAEGAGKRKRPEKAQVKSSHAIGELWNNLRKFFHGESPGYVHYSQHVNHQTHPMTEVRKYYLVSDLATGQGVDHLDAYSKFRPVTGDGECFYRSFIFSYLEQVLDRHDTHEEHRLLDALKRVSVQHADLRWTSEFPRSYRGMHNFLQ, encoded by the exons ATGTGGTCGTCGCCAGGGAGAGAAGTGGAGGGGGAGAGGATGGGGGCGTCGGCATTGGCGGTGGAGGGGAGGTCGGCTGTGGACGAGAGATTGCCGTCGGCGGTGGGTGGGTGGCCAGTGGTGGAGGGGATCTGGATCGGGGGTTGG GTTCTCCCGCCGCGACGGGGTCCGGTACAGGGACAGGCAGAgccggcccatgggcagcacggggactcctccgacgccgccgccgcctccgcctccccgaGAGCCGTGGCGGCCGATGCCTCCTCCACCTCACCACCACCTCTCCCCCCTGCAGCGCCCCTCGAGCGGCCCCAGGAAGAGCGGGGCCGCGAGCAGGCCGGAGGCTCGTGCTCCGCTGCGGCGGCGGGGGTCGACCGGGAGGGCGAGGGGCTCGACCCCGCAGCTCCTTCTTCGGCGCCTTCTCCTCCGAGCTCCGACAGCAGCAGCCCCGACGGCGCCGACGCCGCGGCCGCCGGAGCCGGGCCGTTCAACTGCAGTGTGGTGTTCCAGCAGATGCTACAGGAACAGACGGCCATCAAGGAGGCGGGCGGGCCGTTGGCTGAGGGGGCGGGCAAGAGGAAGAGGCCGGAGAAGGCGCAG GTGAAATCGTCGCACGCCATAGGGGAGCTCTGGAACAATCTTAGAAAG TTTTTTCATGGAGAATCACCAGGTTATGTGCACTATTCACAACATGTGAATCACCAG ACACATCCCATGACTGAAGTCAGAAAGTATTATTTGGTTTCTGATTTGGCTACGGGACAAGGAGTGGACCATCTTGATGCCTATTCAAAATTTAGACCGGTGACTGGAGATGGGGAGTGTTTCTACAGGAGCTTCATATTTTCCTACCTG GAGCAAGTTCTTGATAGGCACGACACACATGAGGAACACCGTCTCCTTGATGCTCTTAAAAGAGTGTCTGTGCAACACGCAGATCTTAGATGGACCTCTGAATTTCCCAGGAGCTACAGA GGGATGCACAATTTCTTACAGTAG